In Archangium violaceum, the following are encoded in one genomic region:
- a CDS encoding pseudouridine synthase — protein sequence MARKPRTPRWLEAARRRTEPVLEGSRADWLSRALGRAGVMPRAEAEGAIREGRVEVDGRVERDPFAQVHAGSAVRVDGQPRTLEARTLALMFHKPAGVVVHGSDPEGIGTVFERLRPVLSPELRGYEWYAVGRLDRDTTGLLLFTNEERLVAHATSPQTHVPKRYVAEVEGSPLDAVLQKLREGLVLEDGPTRPAGARLLAPSHVELVLTEGRHHQVKRMLAAVGHPVRTLHREAVGALVLDVPEGACRLLTDDEVERGLGFLEGRR from the coding sequence ATGGCGAGGAAGCCGAGGACACCGCGATGGTTGGAGGCCGCGCGTCGGCGCACGGAGCCGGTGCTGGAGGGGAGCCGCGCGGACTGGCTGTCGCGTGCCCTGGGGCGCGCGGGAGTCATGCCCCGGGCGGAGGCGGAGGGGGCCATCCGGGAGGGGCGGGTGGAGGTGGACGGGCGCGTGGAGCGCGACCCCTTCGCCCAGGTGCACGCGGGAAGCGCGGTGCGGGTGGATGGGCAGCCGCGCACGTTGGAGGCGCGGACGCTGGCGCTGATGTTCCACAAGCCCGCGGGGGTGGTGGTGCACGGGAGCGACCCCGAGGGAATCGGCACCGTCTTCGAGCGATTGCGGCCGGTGTTGTCGCCGGAGCTGCGCGGGTATGAGTGGTACGCGGTGGGGCGGCTGGACCGGGACACCACGGGCCTGTTGCTCTTCACCAACGAGGAGCGGCTGGTGGCGCACGCGACCTCTCCCCAGACGCACGTCCCCAAGCGGTACGTGGCGGAGGTCGAGGGGAGCCCCTTGGACGCGGTCCTCCAGAAGCTGCGGGAGGGCCTGGTGCTCGAGGATGGACCGACCCGGCCAGCGGGGGCTCGGCTGCTGGCTCCCAGCCACGTCGAGCTGGTGCTCACCGAGGGGCGGCACCACCAGGTGAAGCGGATGCTGGCGGCGGTGGGGCACCCGGTGCGGACGCTGCACCGCGAGGCCGTGGGAGCGCTGGTGCTGGACGTGCCGGAGGGCGCCTGCCGGCTGCTCACGGACGACGAGGTGGAGCGGGGCCTCGGCTTTCTCGAGGGGCGGCGATGA
- a CDS encoding phage holin family protein: MQPENPGTRRSYNYEERTIPGDGMSDRAFGSLVGEFFDQARRLVRAEVTLAKTELRQEVTKVKAGGVMLGLGGGLLLLGGIAFTLFAVFVLDLLLPLWASALIVTVLFCGIGAGIAKVGINRMKEIHAPNQTIQTLKEDSQWASRTFQSVKSQMHGHA; encoded by the coding sequence ATGCAACCCGAGAATCCAGGGACACGGAGAAGCTACAACTACGAGGAGCGCACCATCCCGGGCGATGGCATGTCGGACCGCGCGTTCGGCTCGCTGGTGGGCGAGTTCTTCGACCAGGCCCGCCGGCTGGTCCGCGCGGAGGTGACGCTCGCGAAGACCGAGCTGCGCCAGGAGGTGACGAAGGTCAAGGCGGGCGGCGTGATGTTGGGCCTGGGCGGAGGGCTGCTGCTGCTCGGCGGCATCGCCTTCACCCTCTTCGCCGTCTTCGTGCTGGATCTCCTGCTGCCGTTGTGGGCCTCGGCGCTCATCGTCACGGTGCTCTTCTGCGGCATCGGCGCGGGCATCGCCAAGGTGGGCATCAACCGCATGAAGGAGATCCACGCTCCCAACCAGACCATTCAAACCCTCAAGGAGGACTCTCAATGGGCGAGCAGGACGTTCCAATCCGTGAAATCACAGATGCACGGGCACGCATGA
- a CDS encoding GNAT family N-acetyltransferase, with translation MLFTPPLSTPRLLLREFEEDDWHATHPYESDPEVVRYQSHGVRTPEESRDYIRRVMALSRETPRRVYDLAVVLREDNRLIGRCGMHVNNPEMNEATVWYVLDRSRWGKGYIPEAVQALVDFGFGKLGLHRVWADCDPRNPASFRVMEKLGMRKEAHFRENVFIKGEWCDSLIYALLDHEWRARVAARPAST, from the coding sequence ATGCTCTTCACCCCTCCGCTGTCCACACCCCGTCTGCTGCTGCGCGAGTTCGAGGAGGACGACTGGCATGCCACCCACCCCTACGAGTCCGACCCCGAGGTGGTGCGCTACCAGTCCCACGGGGTCCGCACCCCCGAGGAGAGCCGGGACTACATCCGCCGGGTGATGGCCCTGTCCCGCGAGACACCCCGGCGCGTCTATGACCTGGCCGTGGTGCTGCGCGAGGACAACCGGCTCATCGGGCGCTGTGGCATGCACGTCAACAACCCCGAGATGAACGAGGCCACCGTCTGGTACGTCCTCGACCGCTCGCGGTGGGGCAAGGGCTACATCCCCGAGGCGGTCCAGGCGCTCGTGGACTTCGGCTTCGGGAAGCTCGGCCTGCACCGCGTGTGGGCCGACTGCGATCCGCGCAACCCCGCCTCCTTCCGGGTGATGGAGAAGCTGGGCATGCGCAAGGAAGCGCACTTCCGCGAGAACGTCTTCATCAAGGGCGAGTGGTGCGACTCCCTCATCTACGCCCTGCTCGACCACGAGTGGCGGGCTCGCGTCGCGGCCCGGCCCGCCTCGACATAG
- a CDS encoding threonine/serine ThrE exporter family protein has product MLAGHGVTEASFDTPGCLCDVRPVLPAEQLIALQPPPPGPSVAFTLRLGQALHRYGTPAHRLEEQMRLVSQRLGLEARFFSTPTSIFASFGPPEALQTCLIRVEPGDMDLGRLARLDSLADAVIRGDLSPEEGAGRVEAVLAEPPRYGTVLLLLCWALAAVGGARLFGGGPREMGVAALISLLVGGLDIWTRRQPSTVWVLEPVAAILSSALAVVAASLVGPLSVQIVTLAGLIVLLPGLSLTVALNELATRNLISGTSRLTGAALVFLELGFGVALGTRLAAWFPLPAKLGPLPALPAWTEPLALVSMLFAVSVIFRARPRDWGWITVAGTLAYAGSRLGTQVLGPQLGAFVGALIVGIVTNLLARVRNRPAVITLVPAIMLLVPGSIGFRSMESLLARDVLAGVDTAFSMLMVAVALVAGLLFANALVQPRKVL; this is encoded by the coding sequence ATGCTGGCTGGCCATGGAGTGACGGAGGCTTCGTTTGACACCCCCGGGTGCCTCTGCGATGTGCGCCCCGTGCTCCCGGCCGAACAGCTCATCGCGCTCCAACCGCCGCCCCCTGGACCCTCCGTGGCCTTCACGCTGCGGCTCGGGCAGGCGCTGCACCGCTATGGCACTCCCGCCCACCGGCTGGAGGAGCAGATGCGGCTGGTGTCTCAACGGCTGGGACTGGAGGCCCGCTTCTTCTCCACCCCCACCTCCATCTTCGCGTCCTTCGGCCCCCCCGAGGCCCTCCAGACCTGCCTCATCCGCGTGGAGCCCGGGGACATGGACCTCGGACGGCTGGCGCGCCTCGACTCGCTCGCGGACGCGGTCATCCGCGGCGACCTCTCCCCCGAGGAGGGCGCCGGGCGCGTGGAGGCCGTCCTCGCCGAGCCTCCCCGCTATGGCACCGTCCTGCTCCTGCTGTGCTGGGCCCTGGCCGCCGTCGGCGGCGCACGGCTCTTCGGCGGCGGCCCGCGCGAGATGGGCGTGGCGGCGCTGATCTCCCTCCTCGTCGGCGGGCTGGACATCTGGACGCGCCGGCAGCCCTCCACCGTCTGGGTGCTGGAGCCCGTGGCCGCCATCCTCTCCTCGGCGCTGGCCGTGGTGGCGGCCAGTCTCGTCGGCCCCCTGTCGGTGCAGATCGTCACCCTCGCGGGCCTCATCGTCCTGCTGCCCGGCCTCAGCCTCACCGTGGCCCTCAACGAGCTCGCCACCCGCAACCTCATCTCCGGCACGTCGCGGCTCACGGGCGCGGCGCTCGTGTTCCTCGAGCTCGGCTTCGGTGTGGCGCTGGGCACCCGGCTGGCGGCCTGGTTCCCCCTGCCCGCCAAGCTGGGTCCCCTGCCCGCGCTCCCCGCGTGGACGGAGCCCCTCGCCCTGGTGTCCATGCTGTTCGCGGTGAGCGTCATCTTCCGCGCCCGGCCTCGCGACTGGGGGTGGATTACCGTGGCCGGAACACTCGCCTACGCCGGCTCCCGCCTGGGCACCCAGGTCCTCGGGCCCCAGCTGGGCGCGTTCGTCGGGGCGCTCATCGTCGGCATCGTCACCAACCTGCTCGCTCGCGTGCGCAACCGCCCCGCCGTCATCACCCTGGTGCCCGCCATCATGCTGCTCGTGCCCGGAAGCATCGGCTTCCGCAGCATGGAGTCCCTGCTCGCTCGCGACGTGCTCGCCGGCGTGGACACCGCCTTCTCCATGCTCATGGTGGCCGTGGCCCTCGTCGCCGGCCTCCTCTTCGCCAACGCCCTCGTCCAGCCCCGCAAGGTGCTCTGA
- a CDS encoding heme oxygenase (biliverdin-producing), translated as MSTLTELLRRATADEAHAVMRTPLALRLAKGALERSDYVRLLSCLQALYAELEWALMWNRAHPMVGPLCLPELWRNELLQDDLRALLGPGWYASTPRQHAAPYVERLGLLCDEAPGLLAAHAWVLYATPLPGAGQTGTGLARALGLRGNTGTVFLRHATHLDGEAYRAHLLDTLDRLPLDGRGRAALADEARFAVRGVHTLFEALGRSLTPVHAERREGSRLGGWLPRALIPARGMS; from the coding sequence ATGAGCACGCTGACGGAGTTGCTGCGGCGGGCCACCGCCGACGAGGCGCACGCCGTGATGCGCACGCCCCTGGCCCTGCGGCTCGCGAAGGGCGCGCTGGAGCGGTCCGATTACGTGCGGCTCCTGTCGTGCCTCCAGGCCCTGTACGCGGAGCTGGAGTGGGCGCTCATGTGGAACCGCGCGCACCCCATGGTGGGCCCCCTCTGCCTGCCCGAGCTGTGGCGCAACGAGCTGCTGCAGGACGACCTGCGCGCCCTGCTCGGCCCGGGCTGGTACGCGAGCACGCCCCGCCAGCACGCGGCGCCCTACGTGGAGCGGCTCGGACTCCTGTGCGACGAGGCCCCCGGGTTGCTCGCCGCGCACGCCTGGGTGCTCTACGCCACGCCCCTGCCGGGTGCTGGCCAGACGGGTACCGGGCTCGCCCGGGCGCTCGGGCTGCGCGGGAACACGGGCACGGTCTTCCTCCGCCACGCCACCCACCTGGACGGAGAGGCCTACCGGGCGCACCTGCTCGACACGCTGGATCGCCTGCCCCTGGACGGGCGGGGACGCGCGGCGCTCGCCGACGAGGCCCGGTTCGCCGTGCGCGGAGTGCACACGCTCTTCGAGGCACTCGGCCGGAGCCTCACGCCGGTGCACGCCGAGCGGCGCGAGGGTTCGCGCTTGGGAGGCTGGCTGCCGCGCGCGCTCATCCCCGCGCGCGGCATGTCCTGA
- a CDS encoding protein kinase domain-containing protein — protein MPSSWPPDDRDPEQPQEETQPLTPPPRARERTSPEGPQARQARTPYLQDRSESEGPELRRGERVDRYVILKAVGEGGMGVVYAAYDPELDRKVALKLLRLETTDAEQGRARLLREAQAMARVSHPNVCSVYDVGTFGEQVFIAMEFISGPTLHQWLKQARSWRDVLRVFLQAGQGLEAAHAAGLVHRDFKPANVLIGKDERAYVTDFGLARRVSFLEEEEPSVALALPPGFEGESSPGASASVTQAGVVVGTPNYMPPEQYLGQMPDARSDQFSFCAALFKALYGKRPFEPKQVAEAAGELLERSTAPLTSSQQRGAGSVIHQPPSNSKVPAWVRRAVLKGLSLQPDERFASMSALLQALSQEPRRAARRQGLAVAAGLSVALIAAVGVQLHQRGQVCAGSDQLMARSWNPEVRKKLETAFSATGRAFAPEVARSVGQVLDTYAGEWVRQHTEACEATRVRGVQTEELLSLRVVCLERHRQDFQALAQLLTEADRKLVERAVDAVNGLPSPRECQDIVSLSTQASLPADPGLRGQIEQLSTELSAVKALGRAGRYKAALSKAQELEPKVVATGYLPLQAELHSSLGWYQQTLGDLDAGALQVEQALNDAEAGKADRLKVDALNRLVFIHGLQGQQKQVEQWARLSGSVLSRMGGDTLLASELEGNLGSVALRQGNYPEAKRRFEKTRELQLKVMAPEDLRSTWTTYNLGVTALMMGERERSLELLSEALGRMETLLGKSHPHVADCHAMLAWANRELGRLEPSLTHARTAVDIQKAHFGEEHPAVADALDAVGMSLIALGRHDEARTTFESALAMKEKALGPDSPDLSFSYDGIGQALLAAGRAEEAIAPLEKALSFEDLEPEPLAESGFALARALWQSEKDYVRALAEASKARERFVQVGKQERVAEVETWLKSHPVPEAKPKPSRAKALSPKRKRGLVHLVP, from the coding sequence ATGCCGTCCTCTTGGCCCCCTGATGACAGAGACCCCGAGCAGCCCCAGGAAGAGACCCAGCCTCTGACCCCCCCGCCCCGGGCCCGGGAGCGCACCTCCCCCGAGGGTCCGCAGGCGAGGCAGGCGCGGACGCCCTACCTCCAGGACCGTTCGGAGTCGGAGGGGCCCGAGCTGCGCCGGGGCGAGCGGGTCGATCGCTACGTCATCCTCAAGGCCGTGGGCGAAGGGGGCATGGGCGTGGTGTACGCCGCCTATGATCCAGAGCTGGATCGCAAGGTGGCGCTCAAGCTGCTGCGCCTGGAGACGACCGACGCGGAGCAGGGCCGGGCCCGGTTGCTGCGCGAGGCCCAGGCCATGGCGCGCGTCTCCCACCCCAACGTGTGCTCGGTGTACGACGTGGGGACGTTTGGCGAGCAGGTCTTCATCGCCATGGAGTTCATCTCCGGCCCCACGCTGCACCAGTGGCTGAAGCAGGCGCGCTCGTGGCGGGACGTGCTGCGGGTGTTCCTCCAGGCGGGCCAGGGCCTCGAGGCGGCACACGCCGCGGGCCTGGTGCACCGCGACTTCAAGCCGGCCAACGTGCTCATCGGCAAGGATGAGCGCGCGTACGTGACGGACTTCGGCCTGGCGCGGCGGGTGTCCTTCCTCGAGGAGGAGGAGCCCTCCGTCGCGCTCGCGCTGCCGCCGGGGTTTGAGGGCGAGAGCTCGCCCGGGGCCTCCGCCTCCGTCACCCAGGCCGGAGTGGTGGTGGGCACGCCCAACTACATGCCTCCCGAGCAGTACCTGGGGCAGATGCCGGACGCGCGCTCGGACCAGTTCAGCTTCTGCGCGGCGCTCTTCAAGGCCCTCTACGGCAAGCGCCCCTTCGAGCCCAAGCAGGTGGCCGAGGCGGCTGGGGAGCTGCTCGAGCGGTCCACGGCCCCGCTCACGTCCTCCCAGCAGCGGGGCGCGGGGAGCGTCATCCACCAGCCCCCGTCCAACTCCAAGGTGCCCGCCTGGGTGCGGCGCGCGGTGCTCAAGGGGCTGTCGCTCCAACCGGACGAGCGGTTCGCCTCCATGTCGGCGCTGTTGCAAGCGCTGTCACAGGAGCCCCGGCGGGCGGCGAGGCGGCAGGGACTGGCGGTGGCCGCGGGCCTGTCGGTGGCGCTGATCGCCGCGGTGGGCGTGCAGCTGCACCAGCGCGGCCAGGTCTGCGCCGGGTCGGACCAGCTCATGGCGCGCTCGTGGAACCCGGAGGTGCGCAAGAAGCTGGAGACGGCGTTCTCCGCGACGGGCAGGGCCTTCGCGCCAGAGGTGGCCCGGAGCGTGGGCCAGGTGCTCGACACGTACGCGGGCGAGTGGGTGCGCCAGCACACCGAGGCGTGCGAGGCCACGCGGGTGCGCGGCGTGCAGACCGAGGAGCTGCTGTCGCTGCGGGTGGTGTGCCTGGAGCGGCACCGCCAGGACTTCCAGGCGCTGGCCCAGCTGCTCACGGAGGCGGACCGCAAGCTGGTGGAGCGCGCGGTGGACGCCGTCAACGGCCTGCCGTCGCCGCGCGAGTGCCAGGACATCGTCTCGCTGTCCACCCAGGCCAGCCTGCCCGCGGACCCGGGCCTGCGCGGACAGATAGAGCAGCTCTCCACGGAGCTGTCCGCGGTGAAGGCGCTCGGCAGGGCGGGGCGCTACAAGGCCGCGTTGAGCAAGGCCCAGGAGCTCGAGCCCAAGGTGGTGGCCACCGGCTACCTGCCGCTCCAGGCCGAGCTGCACAGCAGCCTGGGGTGGTACCAGCAGACCCTGGGCGACCTGGACGCCGGCGCCCTCCAGGTGGAGCAGGCGCTCAATGACGCGGAGGCGGGGAAGGCGGATCGCCTGAAGGTCGATGCGCTCAACCGGCTGGTGTTCATCCACGGCCTCCAGGGTCAGCAGAAGCAGGTGGAGCAGTGGGCCCGGCTGTCGGGCTCGGTGCTCAGCCGCATGGGCGGCGATACGCTCCTGGCCAGCGAGCTGGAGGGCAACCTGGGCAGCGTGGCCCTGCGCCAGGGCAACTACCCGGAGGCGAAGCGCCGCTTCGAGAAGACGCGCGAGCTGCAGCTCAAGGTGATGGCGCCGGAGGATCTCCGCAGCACGTGGACGACGTACAACCTGGGGGTGACCGCCCTGATGATGGGCGAGCGCGAGCGCTCGTTGGAGCTGTTGAGCGAGGCGCTCGGCCGGATGGAGACCCTCCTGGGCAAGAGCCACCCCCACGTGGCGGACTGCCACGCCATGCTGGCCTGGGCGAACCGGGAGCTGGGCCGCCTGGAGCCGTCGCTGACGCACGCGCGGACGGCGGTGGACATCCAGAAGGCCCACTTCGGCGAGGAGCACCCGGCCGTGGCGGATGCGCTGGATGCGGTGGGGATGAGCCTCATCGCGCTCGGGCGCCACGACGAGGCGCGGACGACCTTCGAGTCCGCGCTGGCGATGAAGGAGAAGGCGCTGGGGCCCGACAGCCCGGACCTGTCCTTCTCGTACGACGGCATCGGCCAGGCGCTGCTGGCGGCGGGGCGCGCGGAGGAGGCCATCGCTCCCCTGGAGAAGGCGCTCTCCTTCGAGGACCTGGAGCCGGAGCCCCTGGCGGAGAGTGGCTTCGCCCTGGCGCGGGCGCTCTGGCAGTCGGAGAAGGATTACGTCCGGGCGCTCGCCGAGGCCTCCAAGGCCCGCGAGCGCTTCGTCCAGGTGGGCAAGCAGGAGCGCGTGGCCGAGGTGGAGACGTGGTTGAAGTCCCACCCGGTGCCCGAGGCGAAGCCGAAGCCCTCTCGCGCCAAGGCCCTGTCACCGAAGCGCAAGAGGGGCCTGGTCCACCTCGTGCCGTAG
- a CDS encoding TadE family protein, protein MRTLRRTPRGQSSVELALGLTVFVTVVMVGIHFAEVGYLSLKVHQAAVSPLWDSTALRVHRMRGQQDDIGDFGTFDAIAPRVMANARERYRDFDGRSSTPGSRAQISQVFTRLDELDVRCAREDELAFDLPRSRLPAMRSPRAGDWGTFPPDQDVGSPTDSVLDGVYQNEGGIRCAAEAHLEGLPTLPTTFLEGEGGFFEEKHSVLLDIRACAAGRPVGGRCQGSYGILLGDFGFADTEVSGHCPLQPERPDMPCPENRAFYYAAKKVFDNTGRAAGHAASDFAEAFVGFSPIDESAFFMSYRGEEDDYIELDTPRGESQDERDRPRNTGGVDHKPTARRRSSNECFLGLKGC, encoded by the coding sequence ATGAGGACGCTCCGACGGACCCCGCGTGGCCAGTCCTCGGTGGAGCTGGCGCTGGGCCTGACCGTCTTCGTCACCGTGGTGATGGTCGGCATCCACTTCGCCGAGGTGGGCTACCTCTCGCTCAAGGTGCACCAGGCGGCGGTCTCCCCCCTCTGGGACAGCACGGCGCTCCGGGTGCACCGGATGCGCGGCCAGCAGGACGACATCGGTGACTTCGGCACCTTCGACGCCATCGCTCCCCGGGTGATGGCCAACGCCCGCGAGCGCTACCGCGACTTCGACGGACGTAGCTCCACCCCGGGCTCGCGCGCTCAGATATCCCAGGTCTTCACCCGGCTGGATGAGCTGGACGTGCGGTGCGCCCGGGAGGACGAGCTGGCCTTCGACCTTCCCCGCAGCCGGCTCCCCGCCATGCGCTCACCCCGGGCCGGTGACTGGGGCACCTTCCCACCCGATCAGGACGTGGGCAGCCCGACGGATAGCGTGCTCGATGGCGTCTACCAGAACGAGGGCGGCATCCGCTGCGCCGCGGAGGCCCACCTCGAGGGGCTGCCCACGCTGCCCACCACCTTCCTCGAAGGGGAGGGGGGGTTCTTCGAGGAGAAGCATTCCGTGTTGCTGGACATCCGCGCGTGCGCGGCGGGCCGCCCCGTGGGAGGGCGCTGCCAGGGCAGCTACGGCATCCTGCTCGGGGACTTCGGCTTCGCCGATACCGAGGTGAGCGGGCACTGCCCCCTTCAACCCGAGCGGCCGGACATGCCCTGCCCCGAGAACCGCGCCTTCTACTACGCGGCCAAGAAGGTGTTCGACAACACCGGGCGCGCCGCCGGCCACGCCGCTTCCGATTTCGCGGAGGCCTTCGTCGGTTTCAGTCCCATCGATGAAAGCGCTTTCTTCATGAGCTACCGCGGCGAGGAGGACGACTACATCGAGCTGGACACGCCCCGCGGCGAGTCCCAGGACGAGAGAGATAGGCCGCGCAACACCGGGGGCGTGGACCACAAGCCGACGGCCCGGCGCCGCTCCTCCAACGAGTGCTTCCTGGGGTTGAAGGGATGCTGA
- a CDS encoding Tad domain-containing protein, whose translation MSPTRARRGQSLVLFSLTMLLVTVMVCLTLSFSMKVREKMETQSVADLAAYSGAVATARTFNSIALMRRAQTAQLVAMSGTMSLISWTSMMRASLNSAILAAEGCPSAAAALAALKAQNEAIEQPWNELDSKAGVQAYNIQLLGGHLASMQGMMFGELQESVSGGQRSFVAQLAKMANEGSRFPRELHAGPTPVSVGELVHATSGGSGHALDMAMATRGYEFITHRQGLPERAVSKGIMGALATAGGRLNIVRSGGSAYWGTALGHGGRADKTEFTWAEDHAVVEVLFPGCAPFRVPAWAGVKATDLEDGSDNHWWTPTLPKVGNTDPGMEKQYRHTLLSCQPRTNCPNTFIGGMTYNTGDISDDNLWAQPKIFALAQRDYKERGLRSDPWNLLFRFRFTPNSDGTFDSHGLHLADGTDISVQAALATGLAYYHRRGHWNEPPNLWNPYWRATLVASDVDDGGDLRRGGTDIPDTVGGPAAAAFQQLILAGYKGVH comes from the coding sequence ATGAGCCCCACCCGTGCACGCCGCGGCCAGTCGCTGGTGCTCTTCAGCCTGACGATGCTCCTGGTCACCGTGATGGTGTGCCTCACGCTGTCGTTCTCCATGAAGGTGCGCGAGAAGATGGAGACCCAGAGCGTGGCGGACCTGGCCGCCTACAGCGGCGCGGTGGCCACCGCGCGCACCTTCAACAGCATCGCCCTCATGCGCCGCGCCCAGACCGCCCAGCTGGTGGCCATGTCCGGCACCATGAGCCTCATCAGCTGGACCAGCATGATGCGCGCCAGCCTCAACTCCGCCATCCTGGCCGCCGAGGGGTGCCCCTCCGCCGCCGCCGCCCTCGCGGCGTTGAAGGCGCAGAACGAGGCCATCGAGCAGCCGTGGAACGAGCTGGACTCGAAGGCCGGTGTGCAGGCCTACAATATCCAGCTCCTCGGCGGCCACCTGGCGAGCATGCAGGGCATGATGTTCGGCGAGCTGCAGGAGTCCGTCTCGGGTGGGCAGCGCTCCTTCGTCGCGCAGCTGGCGAAGATGGCGAACGAGGGCAGCCGCTTCCCTCGCGAGCTGCACGCGGGGCCCACCCCGGTGTCCGTGGGCGAGCTGGTGCATGCCACCAGTGGGGGCTCCGGCCATGCCCTGGACATGGCCATGGCCACCCGGGGCTATGAGTTCATCACCCACCGACAGGGCCTGCCGGAGCGCGCCGTGTCCAAGGGAATCATGGGCGCCCTGGCCACCGCGGGGGGGCGTCTGAACATCGTCCGCAGTGGCGGCAGCGCCTATTGGGGCACGGCCCTCGGACACGGCGGGCGGGCGGACAAGACCGAATTCACCTGGGCGGAGGACCACGCCGTGGTGGAGGTCCTCTTCCCTGGCTGCGCGCCCTTCCGCGTGCCGGCCTGGGCGGGGGTGAAGGCCACCGACCTCGAGGATGGCAGTGACAACCACTGGTGGACGCCCACCCTCCCAAAGGTCGGAAACACGGATCCGGGCATGGAGAAGCAGTACCGGCACACGCTCCTGTCCTGCCAGCCCCGGACGAACTGCCCGAACACCTTCATCGGCGGCATGACGTACAACACGGGCGACATCTCGGACGACAACCTCTGGGCCCAGCCGAAGATCTTCGCGCTCGCCCAGCGGGACTACAAGGAGCGCGGTCTGAGGAGCGACCCGTGGAACCTCCTCTTCCGCTTCCGCTTCACCCCCAACAGTGACGGCACGTTCGACAGCCACGGCCTGCACCTGGCGGATGGCACCGACATCAGCGTGCAGGCCGCGCTCGCCACCGGACTGGCCTACTACCACCGGCGCGGTCACTGGAACGAGCCGCCCAACCTCTGGAACCCCTACTGGCGCGCCACCCTCGTCGCCTCGGACGTGGACGACGGGGGCGACCTGCGGCGCGGGGGCACCGACATCCCGGACACGGTGGGTGGACCCGCGGCCGCGGCCTTCCAGCAGCTCATCCTCGCCGGGTACAAGGGGGTGCACTGA
- a CDS encoding TadE/TadG family type IV pilus assembly protein translates to MAGRRECAAMCRYGSSDRESGQALVEAALTLPLTVFLILGTLQFFLLLQARALTEYAAFRAVRTGSVKYGDCEAMTHSAIAALLPTFARTDSPTALGTAFLHHRENRFDPRRDGGHSGAIVWIARERPLLGEIRQNEEESFDDPARYAGVADVMRLEARLVFWFPLRIPFADWVLGRMFLAHLGLREYSSTDPLQPARQARWSGRLSASLDLAIRQELLDRASRREYVFPLQASYAMRMMTPARPRHFRKQNCPLTPEAL, encoded by the coding sequence ATGGCGGGTCGTCGAGAGTGCGCCGCCATGTGTAGGTATGGCTCATCAGACAGGGAGTCCGGCCAGGCGCTGGTCGAGGCGGCGCTCACCCTGCCCCTGACGGTGTTTCTCATCCTGGGGACGCTCCAGTTCTTCCTGCTGCTCCAGGCTCGTGCGCTGACGGAGTACGCGGCGTTCCGGGCCGTGCGCACCGGCAGCGTCAAGTACGGGGACTGCGAGGCCATGACACACTCGGCCATCGCGGCGCTGCTCCCTACCTTCGCCCGGACCGACTCCCCCACGGCGCTCGGGACGGCCTTCCTCCATCACCGGGAGAACCGGTTCGACCCCAGGCGTGATGGAGGGCACAGCGGCGCCATCGTGTGGATCGCCCGGGAGCGTCCGCTGCTCGGGGAGATCCGCCAGAACGAGGAGGAGTCCTTCGACGACCCGGCCCGTTACGCGGGCGTGGCGGATGTCATGCGGCTGGAGGCGCGGCTCGTCTTCTGGTTCCCCCTGCGCATCCCCTTCGCCGACTGGGTCCTGGGCCGCATGTTCCTGGCCCACCTGGGGCTGCGGGAGTACTCCTCCACGGATCCGCTCCAGCCCGCCCGTCAGGCCCGTTGGAGCGGCCGGCTGTCGGCCTCGCTCGACCTGGCCATCCGCCAGGAGCTGCTCGATCGCGCCAGCCGCCGCGAGTACGTCTTCCCCCTGCAGGCCAGCTACGCCATGCGGATGATGACGCCGGCGCGCCCCCGGCACTTCCGGAAGCAGAACTGCCCCCTCACTCCGGAGGCCCTATGA